AGAAAAGGGGAAGTTGCTCACTCTTTGAGTAACTTCCCCTTGATTACTTTTCTATACTGCCCCTGTGAGAGCGTCACGGCTTATTAGAGCAGTCTTATTTCCCCCATTAAGGAAATACACCATGAAAACCACCAAACGGCTCTATGGGGCAAATACCGTGTTATATACCTCTGTCACGGTCATGTGTCCTGTTCCGTTCCCTCGTCTGTGCTTCTTGCTTCAATGCAGTGTCAAGCTGGCGGCGTGCTTCGGCTTCGGCTTGGTAATACTGCAATCGTCCCATGGTTGGAATTTCTTTCTGCTGTCCCATACGGTCAAGTATTTCCTGCCGTTGGTCTGCCGGTATCTGCTTCGCCGCTTCGAGAAATGCCGCTTTTACTTCTTCGGCTCTCTCCTTTGCCCCTCTGTTCTGCATAGCCGCCTTTGCCCTGTTCTGCTCCTGTGCCGCCACGCTTCTTTTTTCTTTTACCGCTTCATCTGCCTTGGACGGTTCGGACACACCAAGCGCACCCAGCTTGTCAAGATTACTCCTGCGCAATCTCTCAAAATTATCAATTTTGTTTTGCAGTTCTTTTTTCTCCCTGCCTTTGAAGATACCCAACTTGTCCCTTTCTTCCTGCAAGCTCTTTATAGTTCGGCTCTGTTCCGATATGGTCTTTGAAATACTCTCTATTTCGTTTGCCTGTCTTTCATAGATCGGGTTCGGCTGATAGCTGGTACGCTCTGCACTCTGTACCATGGCTTTTACAAATTCACTGCGCAACGCTGAAAGTTTTCTTGCCATTTCTTCTGCATAGGCAGTATCAATTTTCGGTGCGTCCTGCTTTGGTTGCTCCTGCCGCATTATACTTTCACGCCTTGCGACAAAACCGCTCTGTGGTTCTGCTGTTTTTGCCCTTTCTCTTATTGCTTCAAGACTGCTCTCTATTTTATCCCGTATGAATGAAATATCTCCTATCAGCTTGTCTTTATGATAATCAAAATATGGAACTTTACGCCCATCACATTCTATTGTTCTTTCTGCACTGGCTGTGGTTGGCTCTAAACGCTTCGCTATGTTATAGGTTTTGAGCATTTCAGTTTGCAATCTCAAAAGCACATTTTTATTTTCTTCTGTGGCTTTTGGTAACATTCGTTCAATTTTTGCAATATGTTCATGCTGTTTATTCCATTCAATATCTTCTCTGATATTTATAATTTCTTTTTGTGTCTGCTTAGTCAGAATATCTATTGTTTGCCTTATCGTTTTCGACTATAGTTATAATGCCATTTGCTTTTCCGTCCTCAAAATGCCCAGCTCTCTCAAAACTTCCCTCCGGGAAAACAGCCCGATAAAACTCTTTCGGCTTCACTTCCTCAAAAAACTGCCCAAGCCATTCATTTTTCAGCTTATACAACTGCTTTTCAGTCGGTTTTTTTGCCATAAGTCCACCACCTTTCTTCTCCCCTCTAAAACACCTATAGGGGGCTTATATTATCAATATATTTTATTTTACCTTTTTGACCTTTCAAAAAAGGGCTATTTTTCTCTCCCTTTCCCCACCCCTAAAAACACCTATAGGGGGCTTATATTATCAATACAGTTTATTGCACATTTTTGACCTCTTAAAAAAGGGCTGGTTTTCTCTCCCTTTTCCCTACCAGTATAGCACTACTATTTTTTCTTCAAAAAATAAAAAATTATCGCTACTATCAACATCACAACACCTATCGCAATAAGCAAGATGCTGACAAGAACACTATTCAACTTTCCTGCGACAAATACCGAGGTAGGACCATCTACACCTCCGATTATAGCAATAGCATTATTATTCATCTTCAATGCAACACCCACAATAACAGATATTATTCCAACAACACCAGCAACGATTCCTAATATTTTTTTCATTGACTAATCTCCTTTCTCAACCTTCCGATTTGTCGATTTCTTTTTACTTACCAAGCATACCATATAACAGCATAAGAAACACTAAAATATTACAGACCATACCGCCCCAAAACAGGTACAGCTTTAAGCCCTCATATCTGAAAAAGCTGTTCTTACTTTCCTCCAGCTCCCGGATCTTTTGCTTCATCACGCTCGTAAGTGTATCAGACTGCTTCTCAAGAAGCTTTGTAGCCCTCTGTATAGCCTCTATATTCGCCTGTAACGCCTTTCTAACCTCTTGGACGGTGTTTTCCTTAACCTCATCTTTCAAACTCCCAATCTCGCCCGATATAGCGTCTTGAAGCAATTCGTTGCTGTTCTTCAGCAGCTCTACGCTCTGCTTCAGCTCGCTGATGAGCTTCCTGTTCTGCTCTGCGTCTCTCTGCCTGTTCTGCTCTGCCCTTACTTGTTCTTGATTTGACTGCTTCATCAATTCCTCGCAGTTCTCGCTCGACATCGCCAACGCTTCTTTGAGCAGACTGTTTTCCAGCTCTGTCCGGCTCTGTCGGTTTAACTCTTGAAGCTGCTCTCTTGGACTGCTCTGCTTCTGCTGTTCGTGCATTTCTCTCAAACTCATGCTCCATGCTCTCCTTTCCAAAATCCATATTGTAGTATTTTTCCAGCTTGTTATCCCTGATTTTACAAGCCTTTTCTCCTGCCTGTTCCCTGGCTAAGTCGGTATATGTGATGTACTTGTGGCTGTCCTGCCAGTCTACGCCGTACCCTCTTTCATTCATCATCCGGATAAAGGTTTCCCGGCTGGTCGCTGTTTCCTTACAGTCCAGCACCGCAAGGGCAATATCCTGCACATAGCTTTTGACCTTTCCCTGCTCTGCCTGTTTCAAAAGCTGGTAGGTGTCTTTGCTCCATGCCACCGTTTCTTCCCGGACTTCTCCAGCAAAGGTCTTTCCTTTCTCCGGCACATGCAAGCCCTGTTCCCGGCTCTGCTCGTTGCACCGTTCCTTTAGGTCTTTAAGGTCGTGCTTACTCCATTGGAGCTTATGACCGTCCTCATAATTTACGGAATTGACAATAAAATGCGTGTGTATATGCCCCTTGTCTATATGCGTGGCTATCAGAACTTCATGCCCTTTCCATGCCTTTGTATGCTCTGCCAGCTCGACAGCGTTCTTGTGAGCCTGCTCCGGGGTTATTTTCTCGTCCTCATGGTAGGATTGCACATAATGCTTATAGGTTCTTCCATCCGTCTTGCCCCACAGCTCCTTTGTGGCTTGCATTTCTTCCTTGACCGTCTCCGGCTCACAATGCAGACCGCTGACAAGCTTCTCCTCTGTCTTTTCTTTTTTTGTCACATAATCTATGGCGTGCCCTATGCCCGCCTTTGAAGATACCGCCTTAATGACTGCCATACTTTGTTCAGCTCCTCTCCATGCTTCCGCACTTCCGCTTCACTCGGCAACATTCCCCCCTCATTACACCGCTTTGCTATCTGGTTGAGGTTGTTCCCTATCCGTTTCAGTTCCGGGATAAGTTCCTTGATACCGTCCGTATTCACGATTTGCTTCTCCAGCACACAGGAAAGGATATATTCCTGCTGGTTCTTTCCACTCTCTGAAATCTTCTCCTGTAGCTGCTGGTATTCTTCTTCACTTACCCGGAATGATAGCTGCTTTGGTCTTGTCTTGTTCATACCCTTACCACTCCATATCCATGACATCAAGTAGGTCAAAGAAACGCTCCAGCGTCTTATTTTCCTTTTCTGCCGGATTCTGTTTTACATATTTATCAATTACTTTCATCAGCTCCTGCACCTCGTATCTGTACTCAAACTGAATTTTATCCATATCTTTTTTCATGCCTTTGACCTCTCTTTCTTCGGTGCTACCACCGTCATATTATGAGCCTTCCGGCTCGTTTAAAAGGGGGATTGAAGGGGGGCTTGCCACCCTCACAAGTTCTAAAGTGGTAACACTTTAGGAAACTTGCAATATATCCGCTACACATATTATAGCATGATAGACACCCTATATCAAGCGGATATATTCGTGCGTATATTCTGCCAAGAATATAGTGGAGCTTACTTCCTCTTGGGCGACTTTGGAAGTGTAGGAGGGAGACAGTCAAGGGCTTGTTTTTTATCTGCAGTATGAGCTTCGGCTTGCCGATCAGCGAGTACAGCAGATAAAAAATGGTCGCAGACCACCCTTTACTTTCTTCCGCCGGAACGGACAATGTAGGACGGATTTTGCGGACATTCAAAATAAAAAAGAATGTGGAGGTAACAGACAATGGCAAAATCATTATTTGAGGAACTGGGCGGCAAATACGAAAGGCAAGG
The nucleotide sequence above comes from Clostridium sp. M62/1. Encoded proteins:
- a CDS encoding MobC family plasmid mobilization relaxosome protein, translated to MNKTRPKQLSFRVSEEEYQQLQEKISESGKNQQEYILSCVLEKQIVNTDGIKELIPELKRIGNNLNQIAKRCNEGGMLPSEAEVRKHGEELNKVWQSLRRYLQRRA